From the genome of Anoplopoma fimbria isolate UVic2021 breed Golden Eagle Sablefish chromosome 1, Afim_UVic_2022, whole genome shotgun sequence, one region includes:
- the LOC129091482 gene encoding uncharacterized protein LOC129091482 — MQRLPPSGGRGKLLNHQQELAIVDMVVANNAIKLHEIQSRILEDQEIFHNINSISLATITRTLSKHRVRMKQLYTVPFERNSERVKVLRQQYVQRVMELEANQAPHEFVYVDEAGFNLAKRRRRGRNVIGKRATVDVPGQRGANITMCAAISNAGSLLHKCQVGPYNTERLLAFLDDLHQRLVPEQDQEGENRRTFVITWDNVAFHHSQAVTAWFEVHSRLIRLFLPPYSPFLNPIEEFFSTWRWKVYDHQPHDQLSLLEAMDAGCRDITVDDCQGWIRHSKRFYPRCIALDNIRCDVDENLWPNPEDRRD; from the exons ATGCAACGTCTTCCTCCCTCTGGGGGAAGAGGTAAGCTCCTTAATCATCAACAAGAGCTTGCCATAGTAGATATGGTTGTTGCAAATAACGCAATTAAACTGCATGAGATTCAAAGCAGAATTTTGGAGGACCAAGAGATATTTCACAATATCAATAGCATCAGCCTCGCAACCATTACGCGGACATTGTCCAAACACAGAGTGCGGATGAAACAGCTCTACACTGTTCCCTTTGAGAGGAACAGTGAGCGAGTCAAGGTGCTACGACAACAATATGTCCAG AGAGTTATGGAATTGGAGGCCAACCAGGCCCCTCATGAATTCGTATACGTGGATGAGGCAGGATTTAATCTGGCCAAAAGGCGTCGACGTGGAAGAAATGTCATTGGAAAAAGGGCCACAGTTGATGTTCCTGGACAGAGAGGGGCAAATATCACTATGTGTGCGGCAATTTCAAATGCAGGATCACTCCTCCACAAATGTCAGGTTGGACCTTACAACACCGAGCGCCTCCTTGCTTTTCTCGATGATCTCCACCAGCGCCTGGTTCCAGAGCAGGATCAGGAGGGTGAAAACAGGAGGACCTTCGTTATCACCTGGGACAACGTGGCCTTCCATCACTCACAAGCAGTTACAGCATGGTTTGAGGTCCACTCAAGACTGATTCGTCTATTTCTTCCACCCTATTCACCTTTCCTCAACCCCATAGAGGAGTTCTTTTCTACATGGAGGTGGAAAGTCTATGACCATCAGCCACATGACCAGTTGTCCCTCCTTGAAGCCATGGATGCTGGCTGCAGGGACATCACAGTTGATGATTGTCAAGGGTGGATCAGGCATTCCAAGCGGTTTTATCCAAGGTGTATCGCCTTGGATAACATCAGATGCGATGTGGATGAAAACTTGTGGCCTAACCCTGAAGATCGCAGGGATTAG